Proteins from a genomic interval of Vanacampus margaritifer isolate UIUO_Vmar chromosome 4, RoL_Vmar_1.0, whole genome shotgun sequence:
- the csrp3 gene encoding cysteine and glycine-rich protein 3: MPNWGGGAKCGACDKTVYHAEEIQCNGRSFHKTCFVCMSCRKALDSTTVAAHESEIYCKSCYGKKYGPKGYGYGQGAGALSSDPIGKHVTLQPDDTKPRQTSTNSTSNKFSQKFGSSDRCSRCSKAVYAAEKVMGGGKPWHKTCFRCAMCGKSLESTTVTDKDGEIYCKVCYAKNFGPKGFGLGNAAMLEERE; encoded by the exons ATGCCAAACTGGGGAGGCGGTGCAAAGTGCGGCGCTTGTGACAAGACTGTCTATCATGCAGAGGAGATCCAGTGTAATGGGAGGAGCTTCCATAAAACCTGCTTTGTGTGCA TGAGCTGCAGGAAGGCACTGGACAGCACCACGGTGGCCGCACACGAATCTGAGATCTACTGCAAATCTTGTTATGGCAAAAAATATGGGCCAAAAGGTTACGGATACGGGCAAGGTGCTGGAGCGCTCAGCTCTGACCCAATTGGAAAGCACGTCACCCTGCAGCCTGATGA CACTAAACCACGGCAAACTTCCACAAACTCCACTTCTAACAAGTTTTCCCAGAAGTTCGGAAGCTCGGATCGCTGCTCTCGCTGCTCCAAAGCGGTCTACGCAGCAGAGAAGGTGATGGGAGGGGGAAAG CCTTGGCATAAAACATGCTTCCGCTGTGCTATGTGCGGTAAAAGTCTGGAGTCAACCACGGTGACCGACAAGGATGGAGAGATCTACTGTAAAG ttTGCTATGCCAAAAACTTTGGGCCAAAAGGATTTGGACTGGGGAATGCCGCCATGTTGGAAGAACGAGAGTGA